The Psychrosphaera ytuae genome includes a region encoding these proteins:
- the aceE gene encoding pyruvate dehydrogenase (acetyl-transferring), homodimeric type — protein MSENPTLNQDIDPQETQEWLESLEAVLEVDGVERAHHILEALIDKARRNGAHLPFDATTAYLNTIPAHQEPQMPGDRTLEAKIRSAIRWNALAMVVRGSKKDLELGGHISSFASSAMLYDVGFNHFFKADKDNSGGDFLYIQGHVSPGIYSRAFLEGRLTQEQLDNFRQEVDGEGLSSYPHPKLMPDFWQFPTVSMGLGPIAAIYQARFLKYLTDRGIKDCSEQRVYCFMGDGECDEPESLGAIGLAAREGLDNLTFIINCNLQRLDGPVRGNGKIIQELEGTFRGAGWEVIKVIWGSYWDPLISRDKDGKLLEIMENTVDGEYQNYKAKGGKFTRDNFFAKTPETEAMVANMSDQDIWRLNRGGHDPVKVYAAYDRATKTKGRPQVILAKTVKGYGMGDAGEGKNIAHGVKKMDLDALKAYRDRHNIDISDEDLPNVPYVKFEEGSEEWKYLHGRRESLGGYLPARRINSDVEMDVPDLKAFEAVTKGSNGREISTTMVFGRILSAVIKDKQIGKRVVPIIPDEARTFGLEGLFRQVGIYAHEGQKYTPQDADQVAYYREDKKGQVLQEGINELGAMSDWLAAATSYSNNNEPMIPFYIYYSMFGFQRVGDMVWAAGDSQARGFLVGGTAGRTTLNGEGLQHQDGHTHVHFGTVPNCITYDPTYGYELAVIVQDGMRRMYAEQENVFYYLTVMNENYVQPEMPKGVEEGIVKGIYKLDRVEPKKAKANVQLLSSGTIMLQVREAAKILAEKFDISSDVYSVTSFNELGRDGLEVDRFNMLNPEAPAQKAYITEVLEGNEGPVVAATDYIKAYAEQVRAYIPSDYKVLGTDGFGRSDSRANLRRHFEVDHNYVVVAALSQLARRGEIEASVVTKAIEEFGIDADKLNPLYA, from the coding sequence ATGTCAGAGAATCCAACTCTAAATCAGGATATCGATCCACAAGAAACGCAAGAGTGGCTTGAGTCGTTAGAAGCGGTATTAGAAGTCGACGGTGTTGAGCGTGCTCACCACATCCTTGAAGCATTAATCGATAAAGCGCGTCGCAACGGTGCGCATTTGCCATTTGATGCAACAACAGCATACCTAAATACGATTCCAGCTCATCAAGAGCCACAAATGCCAGGCGATCGCACATTAGAAGCGAAAATTCGCTCGGCAATTCGTTGGAATGCATTGGCAATGGTTGTTCGTGGTTCGAAAAAAGACTTAGAGCTTGGCGGACATATTTCTTCGTTTGCATCGTCTGCAATGTTATACGATGTAGGCTTTAACCACTTCTTTAAAGCAGATAAAGACAACTCTGGCGGTGACTTCCTTTACATTCAGGGTCACGTTTCTCCGGGTATATACTCTCGCGCATTCTTAGAAGGTCGTTTAACTCAAGAGCAGTTAGACAACTTCCGTCAAGAAGTAGATGGCGAAGGCTTGTCTTCTTATCCACACCCTAAATTAATGCCTGACTTTTGGCAGTTCCCAACGGTATCGATGGGCCTAGGTCCAATCGCAGCTATTTACCAAGCTCGTTTCCTTAAATACTTGACTGACCGCGGTATTAAAGATTGTTCAGAGCAGCGCGTATACTGCTTTATGGGTGATGGTGAGTGTGATGAGCCAGAATCACTAGGTGCTATCGGTCTTGCTGCGCGCGAAGGGTTAGACAACCTAACGTTTATCATCAACTGTAACTTACAGCGTTTGGACGGTCCGGTCCGTGGTAACGGCAAAATCATCCAAGAACTTGAAGGTACATTCCGCGGCGCAGGCTGGGAAGTGATTAAAGTGATTTGGGGTTCTTACTGGGATCCACTTATTTCTCGTGATAAAGACGGCAAGTTGTTAGAAATCATGGAAAACACCGTAGACGGTGAATACCAAAACTACAAAGCCAAAGGCGGTAAGTTTACTCGCGATAACTTCTTCGCAAAAACACCAGAAACAGAAGCTATGGTTGCGAATATGTCTGACCAAGACATCTGGCGTCTGAACCGTGGTGGTCACGATCCAGTTAAAGTTTATGCTGCATACGACCGTGCGACTAAGACTAAAGGTCGTCCACAGGTTATCTTAGCCAAAACCGTCAAAGGTTACGGTATGGGTGATGCAGGTGAAGGTAAAAACATCGCGCACGGTGTTAAGAAGATGGACCTAGACGCACTTAAAGCGTACCGCGACCGTCATAACATTGATATTTCTGATGAAGACTTACCAAACGTTCCTTACGTTAAATTTGAAGAAGGCAGTGAAGAGTGGAAGTACCTACACGGTCGTCGTGAATCTTTAGGTGGTTATTTACCTGCTCGTCGTATTAACTCAGACGTCGAAATGGACGTACCGGATCTAAAGGCGTTTGAAGCGGTAACTAAAGGCTCTAATGGTCGTGAAATTTCAACGACAATGGTGTTTGGTCGTATTCTTTCTGCAGTTATCAAAGACAAGCAAATCGGTAAGCGCGTTGTACCAATTATTCCTGATGAAGCTCGTACGTTTGGTCTTGAAGGTCTGTTCCGTCAAGTCGGTATTTACGCTCACGAAGGACAAAAATACACACCTCAAGACGCTGACCAAGTGGCATACTACCGCGAAGACAAAAAAGGTCAGGTTTTACAAGAGGGTATCAACGAATTAGGTGCAATGTCAGATTGGCTTGCAGCAGCGACGTCATACTCGAATAACAACGAGCCAATGATCCCATTCTACATTTATTACTCAATGTTTGGTTTCCAACGTGTGGGTGACATGGTTTGGGCTGCGGGTGACTCGCAAGCACGTGGTTTCTTAGTCGGTGGTACAGCCGGTCGTACAACGCTAAACGGCGAAGGTTTGCAACACCAAGACGGTCACACTCACGTTCACTTTGGTACCGTTCCTAACTGTATTACTTATGACCCGACTTACGGTTATGAGTTAGCGGTTATCGTCCAAGACGGTATGCGTCGTATGTATGCTGAGCAAGAAAACGTGTTCTATTACCTAACAGTAATGAACGAGAACTACGTTCAACCTGAAATGCCAAAAGGGGTTGAAGAAGGCATTGTTAAAGGTATTTACAAGTTAGACCGCGTAGAGCCTAAAAAAGCCAAAGCGAATGTTCAGTTATTAAGCTCGGGTACTATCATGCTGCAGGTTCGCGAAGCTGCGAAGATCCTAGCTGAGAAGTTCGACATTAGCTCTGACGTATACAGCGTAACGTCATTTAACGAGTTAGGTCGTGATGGTTTAGAAGTTGATCGCTTCAATATGTTAAACCCAGAAGCTCCAGCACAAAAAGCCTACATTACTGAAGTGTTAGAAGGTAACGAAGGTCCGGTTGTTGCGGCAACTGACTATATCAAAGCATACGCTGAGCAAGTACGTGCTTACATACCTTCAGACTATAAAGTGCTTGGTACAGACGGCTTTGGTCGTTCGGACAGCCGTGCAAACTTACGTCGCCACTTCGAAGTTGACCATAACTACGTTGTTGTAGCAGCTCTAAGCCAGTTAGCGCGTCGTGGCGAAATCGAAGCGTCAGTCGTTACCAAAGCCATTGAAGAGTTTGGTATTGATGCTGACAAACTGAACCCACTTTACGCCTAA
- the aceF gene encoding dihydrolipoyllysine-residue acetyltransferase: MADLKDILVPDVGGDEVEIIEICVAVGDTVEAEDAIVTVESDKASMDIPAPFAGTVKEIKVATGDKVSEGTLLIQVEEAGSSSAAEPEATTEAPAAQESKAPEASSNGSTQTIEVEVPDIGTEDEVDVIDVLVAEGDTVAKEDGLITLETDKATMDVPSPENGKIVALKVAVGDKVGQGKVIMTLEVSGGDAQPSSNDTEQAKPEAKEDKTEAPATSGASEAKGSEVKNVEVPDIGTDGEVDVIDVLVAVGEKVEAEQGLITLETDKATMDVPAPFAGTIKSIEISTGGKVAMGTLIATIETEAAVSSEPKAESQSAPAKEESKPAQSAPERKAPPVRQDHPSQSGSQAAGGKLHATPSVRRLASEFGVDLSKVTGTGRKGRILAEDVKSFVKYELSRPKATAASSVASGEGGLQVLAAPKVDFSKFGEIETKPLSRIQKISGPNLHRNWVTIPHVTQFDEADITSLEAFRKEQNEMLKKQKSDLKITPLVFIMKAVASALTAYPQFNSSLSPDGESIVLKKYVHVGIAVDTPNGLVVPVVRDVDKKGVNEISRELMEISAKARAGKLTAKDMQGGCFTISSLGGIGGTAFTPIVNAPEVGILGVSKSEMKPKWNGSEFEPKLMLPLSLSYDHRVIDGALAARFAVHISSVLSDIRKLVL; encoded by the coding sequence ATGGCTGATTTAAAAGACATTCTAGTCCCAGATGTGGGCGGTGATGAGGTAGAAATCATCGAAATCTGTGTTGCCGTTGGCGACACAGTTGAAGCGGAAGATGCGATTGTAACGGTTGAAAGTGACAAAGCATCAATGGACATCCCTGCGCCATTTGCGGGGACCGTAAAAGAAATCAAAGTTGCAACGGGTGATAAGGTTTCTGAAGGAACTTTATTAATTCAAGTTGAAGAAGCGGGCAGCAGCTCAGCTGCTGAGCCAGAAGCAACGACAGAAGCACCAGCTGCACAAGAGTCAAAGGCACCAGAAGCTAGCTCAAATGGTTCTACCCAAACCATTGAGGTTGAAGTTCCAGATATTGGCACTGAAGACGAAGTTGATGTGATTGATGTATTAGTTGCCGAAGGTGATACCGTTGCTAAAGAAGATGGCCTAATCACGCTAGAAACTGACAAAGCGACCATGGACGTGCCTTCACCTGAAAACGGTAAGATCGTTGCCCTTAAAGTGGCGGTAGGTGACAAAGTCGGTCAAGGCAAAGTCATCATGACGCTAGAAGTCTCTGGTGGCGATGCTCAACCTTCTTCAAATGACACAGAACAAGCTAAGCCAGAAGCTAAAGAAGACAAGACTGAAGCACCAGCTACAAGCGGCGCCTCAGAGGCAAAAGGCTCAGAAGTCAAAAACGTTGAAGTACCAGACATTGGTACTGACGGCGAAGTTGACGTTATCGATGTACTTGTTGCTGTAGGTGAAAAAGTAGAAGCTGAACAAGGCTTAATTACGCTAGAGACAGACAAGGCCACGATGGACGTTCCGGCTCCGTTTGCAGGTACAATTAAGTCAATCGAGATCAGCACTGGCGGTAAAGTTGCAATGGGTACTCTTATTGCCACTATCGAAACCGAAGCTGCAGTAAGCTCAGAGCCAAAAGCTGAGTCACAATCTGCACCAGCAAAAGAGGAATCTAAGCCTGCTCAATCTGCACCAGAGCGCAAAGCGCCTCCGGTACGTCAAGATCATCCATCGCAGTCGGGTTCTCAAGCGGCTGGTGGTAAGTTACACGCGACTCCATCGGTTCGTCGTTTAGCGAGTGAATTTGGCGTTGATTTGTCTAAGGTCACTGGTACAGGACGTAAAGGTCGTATTTTGGCGGAAGACGTTAAGTCATTTGTTAAATACGAGCTATCTCGCCCTAAGGCGACAGCGGCATCAAGCGTTGCGTCTGGCGAAGGTGGTTTACAAGTATTAGCTGCGCCAAAAGTCGACTTCAGTAAGTTTGGTGAAATCGAGACAAAACCATTATCTCGTATCCAGAAGATTTCTGGTCCTAACTTACACCGCAACTGGGTTACGATTCCACATGTTACTCAATTTGACGAAGCAGATATCACGTCGTTAGAAGCATTCCGTAAAGAACAAAATGAAATGCTTAAAAAGCAAAAATCTGACCTTAAGATCACCCCACTGGTGTTTATCATGAAGGCAGTTGCATCGGCATTGACGGCTTACCCACAGTTCAACTCATCGTTGAGTCCTGATGGTGAGAGCATCGTACTTAAGAAGTACGTGCACGTTGGTATCGCTGTAGACACACCAAACGGTCTTGTTGTGCCAGTGGTTCGTGACGTTGACAAAAAAGGCGTTAACGAAATTTCTCGTGAATTGATGGAGATTTCTGCCAAAGCACGTGCCGGGAAGTTAACCGCAAAAGACATGCAAGGCGGCTGTTTCACTATTTCGAGCTTAGGCGGTATCGGTGGTACTGCATTTACGCCAATCGTTAATGCGCCAGAAGTGGGCATTTTGGGTGTATCTAAGTCAGAAATGAAACCAAAATGGAATGGTTCTGAATTTGAGCCTAAACTAATGCTACCGTTATCATTATCATACGATCACCGCGTGATTGATGGTGCACTTGCGGCTCGCTTTGCGGTCCATATTTCGAGTGTCCTGTCTGATATACGAAAATTAGTATTATAA
- the lpdA gene encoding dihydrolipoyl dehydrogenase, whose amino-acid sequence MSNDIKTQVVVLGAGPGGYSAAFRAADLGLDVTLVEARETLGGVCLNVGCIPSKALLHVAKVIDDAKDMASHGVTFGAPEIDLDKIRDWKDSVVAQLTKGLDGMSKMRKVKVVNGYGKFTGSNTLAVEGKDGVTNITFDNAIIAAGSEPVNLPFIPEDDRVIDSTGALEMKDIPGEMLVLGGGIIGLEMGTVYSALGSNVSVVEFLDQLVPAADKDVVQAYTKYNKDRFNIMLSTKVVGVEAKDDGLYVTFEGKKAPAEPVRYDKILVAVGRKPNGNLCDADKAGVNVDERGFINVDKQLRTNVNHIFAIGDVIGQPMLAHKAVHEGHVAAEVISGKKHYFEPQGIPSVAYTDPEMAWVGVTEKEAKEQGLNVESAKFPWAASGRAIASARTEGFTKLIFDKDTHRILGGAIVGINAGEMLGEIGLAIEMGADAEDIALTVHAHPTLNESIGLAAEIYEGSITDLPNPKAKKK is encoded by the coding sequence ATGAGCAACGATATCAAAACCCAGGTAGTGGTTCTTGGTGCTGGCCCTGGTGGCTACTCTGCTGCATTCCGTGCGGCTGATTTAGGTTTAGACGTAACATTAGTTGAAGCTCGTGAAACGCTTGGTGGCGTTTGTCTAAACGTAGGTTGTATTCCTTCTAAAGCGTTATTACACGTTGCAAAAGTTATCGACGATGCAAAAGATATGGCATCTCACGGTGTAACGTTTGGCGCGCCAGAAATCGACCTAGACAAAATTCGCGATTGGAAAGACAGCGTAGTTGCTCAGCTGACTAAAGGCTTAGACGGCATGTCTAAAATGCGTAAAGTTAAGGTTGTAAACGGTTACGGTAAATTCACTGGTAGCAACACCTTAGCAGTTGAAGGTAAAGACGGCGTGACTAACATCACGTTTGACAATGCAATCATTGCAGCAGGTTCTGAGCCAGTTAACCTTCCTTTCATCCCAGAAGACGACCGTGTGATCGACTCGACTGGTGCGCTTGAAATGAAAGACATCCCAGGTGAAATGTTAGTACTTGGTGGTGGTATCATCGGTCTAGAAATGGGCACAGTGTATAGCGCACTTGGTTCAAACGTTTCTGTTGTTGAATTCTTAGACCAACTTGTACCAGCGGCGGATAAAGACGTTGTTCAAGCGTACACTAAGTACAACAAAGACCGTTTCAACATCATGCTATCTACTAAAGTAGTTGGCGTTGAAGCAAAAGACGACGGCTTATACGTTACGTTCGAAGGCAAAAAAGCACCAGCTGAGCCAGTTCGTTACGACAAGATCTTAGTTGCGGTTGGTCGTAAGCCAAACGGTAACCTATGTGATGCGGACAAAGCTGGTGTTAACGTTGATGAGCGTGGCTTTATCAATGTAGACAAGCAATTACGCACAAACGTTAATCACATTTTTGCAATCGGTGACGTTATCGGTCAGCCAATGCTTGCTCACAAAGCGGTACACGAAGGCCACGTTGCAGCAGAGGTTATTTCTGGTAAGAAGCACTACTTCGAACCACAAGGTATTCCTTCAGTTGCATACACAGATCCAGAAATGGCTTGGGTTGGTGTTACTGAAAAAGAAGCGAAAGAGCAAGGCTTGAACGTTGAGTCAGCTAAGTTCCCATGGGCAGCTTCTGGTCGTGCGATTGCATCTGCACGTACTGAAGGTTTCACTAAGTTAATCTTCGACAAAGACACACACCGTATCCTTGGTGGTGCGATTGTTGGTATCAATGCAGGTGAAATGTTAGGTGAAATCGGTCTAGCGATCGAAATGGGCGCAGACGCAGAAGACATCGCGTTAACTGTTCATGCTCACCCAACGCTTAACGAGTCAATCGGTCTTGCAGCTGAGATTTACGAAGGTTCAATCACTGACCTTCCAAATCCAAAAGCGAAAAAGAAGTAA
- a CDS encoding tRNA-uridine aminocarboxypropyltransferase — protein MNKPHVNSVRRLREHELQFSKREFKARGALLKRCPECLLAETECICKTVEPVETEFGVCMLMYHAEYYKPSNTGQLICEVVPDNFAFRWQRTELQDELKALLESDKWYPIIVFVHDATEPERQIHQVPTRQERDGRRPLLIFLDGTWRQAKKMFVKSPYLQSLPVLQLSGLNKGAYQLREAYHEHHLSTVEVAYELFKQNGEPQLGESLEQLFHNFRTAYRVHKR, from the coding sequence ATGAATAAACCCCATGTTAACTCAGTGCGTCGATTACGAGAGCACGAGTTACAATTTTCGAAGCGCGAATTCAAAGCTCGAGGTGCATTGCTCAAACGTTGCCCCGAATGTTTACTTGCAGAAACTGAGTGTATTTGTAAAACGGTAGAGCCTGTCGAAACTGAGTTTGGTGTATGCATGTTGATGTACCATGCCGAGTATTACAAACCCTCTAACACTGGTCAGCTCATTTGCGAAGTCGTGCCTGACAACTTTGCATTTAGGTGGCAACGCACTGAATTACAAGATGAACTAAAGGCGTTACTCGAGTCTGATAAATGGTATCCGATCATAGTGTTTGTCCACGATGCCACAGAGCCTGAACGGCAAATTCATCAAGTTCCCACTCGGCAAGAGCGCGATGGACGTCGACCTTTACTGATCTTTTTAGACGGTACATGGCGTCAAGCCAAAAAAATGTTTGTTAAATCTCCCTATTTACAGTCACTTCCTGTACTACAGTTGTCAGGTCTCAACAAGGGCGCGTATCAATTGCGCGAGGCTTATCACGAGCACCATTTGAGTACCGTTGAGGTTGCTTATGAACTGTTTAAACAAAACGGTGAGCCACAACTGGGTGAATCACTTGAGCAGTTATTTCATAATTTTCGGACCGCATACCGGGTTCACAAACGTTAA
- a CDS encoding DUF1543 domain-containing protein: MKLFMVYLGGSAGKSNIEVHDVRFVVGKTIEDTYPQLIQEWYGNRKGLHIDCYMQVNHIDGYQVSLSHAPIDHDKQPEKLYFVNLGGYQPEKFTELHEFGLFVATSSEDAKQQAKAQLLKQSHIPHKDNLFEVDECFPVSLLDDKVHIHLTPKPGGQVIKPDWYGYNVIA, translated from the coding sequence ATGAAGTTATTTATGGTTTATTTGGGGGGGAGTGCTGGTAAATCGAATATTGAAGTTCACGATGTGCGCTTTGTTGTCGGTAAAACAATTGAAGATACTTATCCGCAATTAATCCAAGAGTGGTACGGTAATCGAAAAGGGTTACACATTGATTGTTATATGCAGGTAAACCACATCGATGGTTATCAAGTATCGTTAAGCCATGCACCTATTGACCACGACAAGCAACCAGAAAAGCTGTACTTTGTGAATCTCGGTGGCTATCAACCCGAGAAGTTTACTGAATTACATGAATTTGGTTTGTTTGTAGCCACTTCAAGTGAAGATGCAAAACAACAAGCCAAAGCCCAATTGTTGAAACAATCCCATATCCCTCACAAAGACAATCTATTTGAAGTGGATGAGTGTTTTCCAGTGAGTTTGTTAGATGACAAGGTTCATATTCATTTGACGCCAAAGCCTGGTGGGCAAGTCATTAAACCCGATTGGTATGGCTACAACGTTATTGCCTGA
- a CDS encoding M13 family metallopeptidase: MNKISKTAFAVALALGALSLSGCSPKQETTDSSASSQAQITEAAAETSVALTSGIDLENMDKKAAPQHDFYIYVNGTWLDKTTIPADKSNYGSFTKLYDDAQENLKTIILRAAAKPNVEPGSDEQKLGDFYNSYMDEKTINEKGLSPLQPTLAQINKVNSHQEVGMMMAELYKKGVTGPLSWYVSVDAKQSDQYGVYVNQSGLGLPDRDYYFKEDKKSEDNRQAYAKYVADMLSLAGIQDAEAAGQAVLELETKLADKMWTRVQSRDANARYNKMDSQAFAKYMGAFPWTDYANTLGLETDQVIASQNTYLNAFGQMFDSVDVQTWKHYMTIRLLSEYAPQLSSDFADRQFAFYGKTLRGIEQQQPRWKRAVNGANSVLGELLGKLYVAEHFKPEAKERMEKLVQNVIKGFEVGIKELEWMSEETKVAALEKLAKFTPKIGYPDKWTDYSDLEIKEDDLIGNYMRYNEFALNDMLNKLGGPIDRTEWFMTPQTVNAYYSPTRNEIVFPAAILQPPFFNLEAEDAVNYGGIGAVIGHEIGHGFDDQGAKYDGDGNLRNWWTESDKEQFQARGKKLAEQYSKFEPFEDEFVNGELTLGENIGDLGGLTIAYKAYKLSLDGKPSPVLDGFTGEQRVFLGWAQVWRRLYRDDELRNRLVTDPHSPSRYRVNGVIQNMPEFYQAFGVKQGDGHYLPEEERVKIW; the protein is encoded by the coding sequence ATGAATAAGATCTCTAAAACTGCGTTTGCGGTGGCATTGGCGCTAGGCGCTCTGTCATTATCGGGCTGTTCTCCAAAACAAGAAACGACAGACAGTAGTGCATCTTCTCAGGCACAAATTACAGAAGCAGCAGCTGAGACGTCAGTGGCTCTGACCTCTGGGATTGATTTAGAAAACATGGACAAAAAAGCGGCGCCACAGCATGACTTTTATATCTATGTAAATGGAACTTGGTTAGATAAAACCACAATCCCAGCAGATAAGTCTAATTATGGTTCGTTTACCAAGCTCTATGATGACGCACAAGAAAACTTAAAAACTATCATCTTGCGAGCTGCAGCTAAGCCTAATGTCGAACCGGGCTCTGATGAACAAAAGCTTGGTGATTTTTATAATTCGTACATGGATGAGAAGACCATTAATGAAAAAGGCTTGTCACCTTTACAACCCACTTTGGCACAAATTAACAAAGTAAACTCACACCAGGAAGTTGGAATGATGATGGCTGAGTTGTATAAAAAAGGCGTGACAGGCCCTTTGAGTTGGTATGTTAGTGTCGATGCAAAACAGTCTGATCAATACGGTGTTTATGTCAACCAATCAGGTCTGGGTCTGCCTGATCGCGATTATTACTTCAAAGAAGACAAAAAGAGCGAAGATAACCGTCAAGCTTATGCCAAATACGTCGCCGATATGTTGAGTCTGGCCGGGATTCAGGACGCAGAAGCTGCAGGCCAAGCTGTTTTAGAATTAGAAACCAAGCTCGCTGACAAAATGTGGACTCGGGTGCAAAGCCGTGATGCCAATGCCAGATACAACAAAATGGACAGCCAAGCGTTTGCTAAGTACATGGGGGCATTCCCTTGGACTGACTATGCAAACACCTTAGGGCTTGAAACAGACCAAGTTATCGCGTCTCAAAATACCTATTTAAATGCCTTTGGGCAGATGTTTGACAGTGTCGATGTGCAAACTTGGAAACACTATATGACCATTCGCTTATTGAGCGAATATGCCCCTCAGCTATCGAGTGATTTTGCTGACCGCCAGTTTGCTTTTTATGGAAAAACACTGCGTGGGATTGAACAGCAACAGCCTAGATGGAAGCGCGCAGTTAATGGAGCCAACAGTGTTTTAGGTGAGCTACTTGGCAAATTATACGTCGCTGAACACTTCAAGCCCGAAGCAAAAGAGCGCATGGAAAAGCTCGTTCAAAATGTGATCAAAGGCTTTGAAGTCGGTATTAAAGAGCTTGAGTGGATGAGTGAAGAGACGAAAGTGGCTGCGCTCGAAAAGCTGGCAAAATTTACTCCAAAGATTGGTTACCCGGATAAATGGACCGATTATTCTGATTTAGAAATTAAAGAAGATGATCTCATCGGTAACTATATGCGTTACAACGAGTTTGCCCTAAACGATATGTTGAACAAGCTCGGTGGCCCGATAGACCGCACAGAGTGGTTTATGACCCCACAAACTGTAAATGCGTATTACAGCCCAACGCGTAACGAAATTGTATTTCCTGCTGCAATTTTACAACCGCCATTTTTTAACTTAGAGGCAGAAGATGCGGTCAACTATGGTGGTATTGGTGCCGTTATTGGGCATGAAATCGGTCATGGCTTTGATGACCAGGGCGCAAAGTACGACGGTGATGGTAACTTGCGCAACTGGTGGACAGAGTCGGATAAAGAGCAATTTCAAGCCAGAGGCAAAAAGCTCGCTGAACAGTACAGTAAGTTCGAACCGTTCGAAGACGAGTTTGTAAATGGTGAGCTAACCCTTGGCGAAAATATCGGTGATTTGGGCGGGCTAACGATTGCTTACAAAGCTTATAAACTGTCACTCGATGGTAAACCATCACCTGTGCTTGATGGTTTCACCGGTGAGCAGCGGGTGTTTTTGGGTTGGGCGCAAGTATGGCGTCGTTTGTACCGCGACGATGAATTACGCAACCGACTAGTCACCGACCCTCATTCGCCGAGTCGCTATCGAGTCAATGGCGTCATTCAAAATATGCCTGAGTTTTATCAAGCCTTTGGGGTCAAACAGGGCGACGGCCATTACTTACCAGAAGAAGAGCGCGTCAAAATCTGGTAA
- a CDS encoding DNA ligase — translation MNFYLIAGLCVLLLFTPVLFASGPKPQLMLASTKTLTSLPESTSAYYASEKYDGVRALWTGSLFLTRQGHLIHAPDWYTKDFPNHPLDGELWLGHNQFDAVSAIARRKTPRDAEWKKVNFMVFDTPITNLAFYQRQERIESLITAQSPAWLQHVTHVRFEQKQDLMAFYDAVLASNGEGIMLNISNATYESGRSKGLFKLKPTFDDEAVVIGYQQGNGKYQGMMGALWVRNKQGQKFKLGSGFSDQERQSPPKLGSIITYQYSGFSKNGLPRFARFLRLRTDMNSF, via the coding sequence ATGAATTTTTATCTCATTGCCGGACTTTGTGTCTTACTTTTATTTACCCCTGTATTGTTTGCGAGCGGCCCCAAACCTCAACTTATGCTCGCATCAACTAAAACGTTAACCAGTTTACCCGAATCGACCAGTGCTTATTACGCCAGCGAAAAATATGACGGTGTTCGTGCGCTGTGGACGGGTAGTTTGTTTTTGACTCGGCAAGGTCATTTAATTCATGCTCCAGATTGGTATACCAAAGACTTTCCCAATCATCCCTTAGATGGTGAACTCTGGTTAGGTCACAACCAATTTGATGCGGTTTCTGCAATAGCCAGACGCAAAACACCGCGAGATGCCGAATGGAAAAAAGTGAACTTCATGGTGTTTGATACACCGATTACCAACTTGGCATTTTATCAACGCCAAGAACGAATAGAGAGTTTGATCACCGCCCAGTCACCAGCTTGGCTGCAACACGTTACACATGTTCGATTTGAGCAAAAACAAGATCTCATGGCTTTTTATGACGCCGTTTTGGCCAGTAACGGAGAAGGGATAATGCTTAACATCAGCAACGCAACCTATGAGTCAGGCCGCAGCAAAGGACTCTTTAAACTCAAGCCAACATTTGACGATGAAGCCGTCGTAATTGGTTACCAGCAAGGCAACGGAAAATACCAAGGCATGATGGGAGCACTATGGGTCAGGAACAAACAGGGGCAAAAGTTTAAACTGGGCAGTGGGTTTTCAGATCAAGAGCGCCAATCTCCGCCCAAACTTGGCAGTATCATTACGTATCAATATTCGGGATTTAGTAAAAATGGCTTGCCGCGTTTTGCTCGATTTTTGAGGTTGAGAACAGATATGAATTCGTTTTAA